A single window of Liolophura sinensis isolate JHLJ2023 chromosome 6, CUHK_Ljap_v2, whole genome shotgun sequence DNA harbors:
- the LOC135467916 gene encoding protein adenylyltransferase FICD-like, producing MSECLRKMCAERNIYSHYGYLKMKYGGVRSSMNSPALLLFVFLSGALLTYLVTLVPWAEILGGKRQEMTAGDRGYHETSVMLRGRQQHPVNSDLKAEALAALNLALDMQAQGKKEKALKLFQHALVLDPSHADILIEYGEFLEKHERDVLTADHLYRKALIVSPGHSRALANRQRTQPLVEEIDQTKFNRIDKKRDMLYKVPGNHPGLRRMKKEAYFMNIYHSNAIEGNTLTLAQTRSIIETKIAVGGKSLVEQNEVLGLHAALSYINSTLIHRVGEITLTDILEIHKRVLGFVDLEEAGRFRTSQVYVGDYQPPGPLELNHLMEEFMEWLNSDEALKLHPIEYAALAHYKLVIIHPFFDGNGRTSRLLMNLILMQAGFPAVTIRVEDRLRYYETLNIANNGDVRPFIRFIAECAETMLDQFLYSTVENPKENFPQLSNSNRSGDRVITIESSP from the exons ATGAGTGAATGTCTTCGGAAAATGTGTGCGGAAAGAAACATTTACAGTCATTATGGCtatttaaaaatgaagtatggCGGTGTTAGGAGCAGTATGAACTCACCAGCTCTGttactgtttgtgtttctatCAGGGGCTTTGCTGACTTACCTAGTAACACTCGTGCCATGGGCAGAAATATTGGGAGGGAAACGTCAGGAAATGACAGCCGGTGACAGAGGATACCACGAGACATCTGTCATGTTGCGGGGTAGACAACAACACCCTGTCAACTCAG atttgAAAGCAGAAGCCCTAGCAGCCTTGAATTTAGCCCTGGATATGCAGGCTCAGGGAAAGAAGGAGAAGGCATTGAAATTATTTCAACATGCACTTGTTTTGGATCCTTCTCATGCAGATATTTTAATAGAATATGGTGAATTTTTAGAAAAGCATGAGCGCGATGTTTTAACTGCAGATCATTTATACAGGAAAGCTCTAATTGTAAGCCCTGGTCACAGCCGTGCTCTGGCCAATAGGCAGAGGACCCAGCCTCTGGTGGAGGAAATTGACCAAACCAAGTTTAACAGAATTGACAAGAAGAGAGACATGCTGTATAAGGTGCCAGGAAATCATCCGGGCCTAAGGAGAATGAAAAAAGAGGCATACTTCATGAATATATATCACAGTAATGCCATTGAAGGGAATACATTAACACTGGCCCAGACACGATCTATAATAGAGACGAAAATAGCAGTAGGTGGTAAGAGTCTTGTTGAACAGAATGAAGTGCTAGGACTGCATGCAGCTCTTTCGTATATCAACAGCACCCTAATACACAGAGTAGGAGAGATAACTCTGACTGATATTCTGGAAATTCACAAGAGAGTTCTAGGATTTGTGGACCTGGAAGAGGCTGGAAGGTTCAGGACATCACAAGTGTACGTTGGTGATTACCAGCCCCCAGGCCCTCTGGAGCTGAATCATTTAATGGAGGAATTTATGGAATGGTTAAACTCTGACGAGGCTTTAAAACTTCATCCTATAGAGTACGCTGCATTGGCCCATTACAAACTTGTCATCATTCATCCATTTTTTGATGGCAATGGAAGGACTTCCAGACTTCTTATGAATCTCATTCTAATGCAGGCTGGATTCCCTGCTGTTACTATTCGTGTGGAAGACCGGCTACGATATTATGAAACCCTGAATATAGCCAATAATGGTGATGTTCGGCCATTTATAAGATTTATCGCAGAATGTGCAGAGACCATGCTGGATCAGTTCTTGTACTCCACTGTGGAGAATCCTAAGGAGAATTTTCCTCAGTTATCAAACAGTAATCGCTCTGGGGATAGGGTTATAACTATAGAAAGTTCTCCTTAG